In one window of Shewanella goraebulensis DNA:
- a CDS encoding Hpt domain-containing protein, whose amino-acid sequence MATVQLESILDLNTLEQYCSAIGAGTLLKSVVLFEQLMPEYVGSLVKANEVNDKDTLCAEAHKFKGAAGSVGLKRIQQFAQLLQHGEEPSWETEHNSWLAEIVKHASTDLQQLKEFLEAKA is encoded by the coding sequence ATGGCCACAGTTCAGCTAGAGTCTATCTTAGATCTCAATACTTTAGAGCAATATTGTAGTGCTATTGGTGCAGGTACTTTATTAAAAAGCGTCGTATTATTCGAGCAGTTAATGCCTGAATATGTGGGTAGCTTAGTAAAAGCGAACGAAGTAAATGATAAAGATACTTTATGCGCAGAAGCACACAAGTTTAAAGGTGCTGCCGGTTCTGTTGGTTTAAAGCGTATTCAACAATTTGCTCAACTATTACAGCACGGTGAAGAACCAAGTTGGGAAACTGAGCATAACTCTTGGTTAGCAGAGATTGTTAAGCATGCGAGCACAGACTTACAACAGTTAAAAGAATTTCTTGAAGCTAAAGCGTAA
- the oxyR gene encoding hydrogen peroxide-inducible genes transcriptional activator OxyR: protein MKNLPSLKNLFYLVNLHQEQNFNRAAKSCFVSQSTLSSGIQNLEEQLGYQLIERDHKSFMFTAIGEEVVERARKLLTDVDDLVELVKNQGEPMTGEIRLGCIPTIAPFLLSRVVKQCQLDYPQLSLLLKEDTTDSLLDSLGKGELDLLILALPVDTTGFHSMKVGIDPFKMVVHEELSGGIVNPIDYQQMPDESIFLLQSEHCITGHAITACQLGNSAKINPFAATSLHTLVQMVDSKLGTTFLPQMAIDAGILNDTELNIMNPPGEAPYRDIGLVWRQTTSRISTFRTLGLMLESILSDKK, encoded by the coding sequence ATGAAAAACCTGCCGAGTCTTAAAAACCTGTTTTATCTGGTCAACTTGCACCAAGAACAAAACTTTAATCGCGCTGCGAAGTCTTGCTTTGTTAGTCAATCCACCTTATCAAGTGGAATACAGAATCTTGAAGAACAATTAGGTTATCAGCTTATTGAACGAGATCATAAATCGTTCATGTTCACTGCTATTGGTGAGGAAGTTGTTGAAAGAGCGAGAAAATTACTTACTGATGTAGATGATCTGGTTGAGTTGGTTAAAAACCAAGGTGAACCAATGACAGGTGAAATACGTCTTGGTTGTATTCCTACCATTGCACCATTTCTATTAAGTAGGGTCGTTAAGCAATGCCAACTTGATTACCCTCAATTGAGTCTGCTATTAAAAGAAGATACCACTGACAGCTTATTGGATTCACTTGGAAAAGGTGAATTGGATTTGCTTATACTCGCTTTACCCGTGGACACAACGGGTTTCCACAGTATGAAAGTGGGTATAGATCCATTTAAAATGGTAGTTCATGAAGAGCTTTCTGGCGGAATTGTGAACCCGATTGATTACCAACAAATGCCGGATGAAAGTATTTTTTTACTGCAAAGTGAGCATTGTATTACTGGCCATGCAATTACGGCTTGCCAATTAGGTAATAGTGCTAAAATCAACCCTTTTGCCGCCACGAGTTTACATACGCTAGTACAGATGGTGGATAGTAAATTAGGGACGACCTTTTTACCGCAAATGGCCATTGATGCTGGTATATTAAATGATACTGAACTCAATATTATGAATCCACCGGGTGAAGCACCATACCGAGATATTGGCTTAGTTTGGCGTCAGACGACTAGCCGAATCAGCACCTTTAGAACATTAGGCTTAATGCTTGAATCGATTCTGAGTGATAAAAAGTAG
- a CDS encoding adenylate/guanylate cyclase domain-containing protein codes for MKARRQTRKLLFAIIAWCAAMGAFVFFRYSQAPELPQWAIGKSDLATLAIFMGFVFGCLHWMSNLIADFSAISRLPYIFSVIFKGLFLLLGAMTLAYVTQFLNMWAIENHLVTLRQMLTAHILYSPSFQALVIYLVAVRVGLAFVEQMALLVGPRVLLNIGLGKYHQPRYEHRLFLFVDMVSSTSHAETLGDYRFSRLIQDSFSMLADTVTNNDAEIYRYMGDAVLIHWPLEEGIKEDRCMNIYYEFSQQLNWHRPYFEEHYGFVPKFKAAAHCGQVVAAVVGVQKQEISFFSDVINTLARLQDQCNPLGQRMLISGEVAHRLERQGSQFDLADLGAMKLKGKQHEIEVYGVTPKKVPPLG; via the coding sequence GTGAAAGCACGTCGCCAGACGAGAAAATTACTTTTTGCTATCATCGCATGGTGTGCAGCCATGGGAGCATTTGTATTTTTTCGATATTCACAAGCTCCTGAACTACCTCAATGGGCCATTGGAAAATCAGATCTAGCAACGCTAGCGATTTTTATGGGCTTTGTTTTTGGTTGTTTGCACTGGATGTCTAACCTTATTGCTGATTTTAGTGCTATCAGCCGACTCCCCTATATATTCTCCGTCATATTCAAAGGTCTATTTTTATTACTTGGTGCTATGACACTTGCCTATGTCACTCAATTTTTAAATATGTGGGCTATTGAGAATCATCTAGTCACTTTAAGGCAAATGCTCACAGCGCACATATTATATAGTCCCTCTTTTCAAGCTTTAGTGATTTATTTAGTCGCCGTCAGAGTTGGACTCGCATTTGTTGAACAAATGGCATTACTAGTTGGCCCTCGTGTCTTACTTAACATTGGCCTAGGTAAATATCACCAACCTCGCTACGAACACAGACTATTCTTATTTGTTGATATGGTGTCATCAACGTCCCATGCTGAGACATTAGGCGATTACCGATTCAGCCGCTTGATCCAAGATAGCTTTAGTATGCTAGCTGACACTGTAACGAATAATGATGCTGAAATTTATCGTTATATGGGAGATGCAGTCTTAATCCATTGGCCTTTGGAGGAAGGGATTAAGGAAGATCGCTGCATGAATATCTATTATGAATTCAGTCAGCAACTCAATTGGCATCGCCCTTATTTTGAAGAGCACTATGGCTTTGTACCTAAATTCAAAGCCGCTGCTCATTGTGGGCAAGTTGTTGCAGCTGTCGTTGGTGTCCAAAAACAAGAAATTAGTTTCTTCAGTGATGTGATAAATACCCTAGCAAGGCTTCAAGATCAATGTAATCCATTGGGACAACGTATGTTGATCTCAGGTGAGGTTGCACACCGCCTAGAAAGACAAGGTAGTCAGTTCGATTTGGCAGATCTTGGTGCTATGAAGTTAAAAGGAAAACAGCACGAAATTGAAGTATACGGCGTTACGCCTAAAAAAGTACCGCCGCTAGGTTAA
- the mutH gene encoding DNA mismatch repair endonuclease MutH: MMNSQPNSIEELMQRANDMAGVTLGDIAMEHQVTVPDNLKRDKGWIGQLIEMELGATAGSKPQQDFLHLGVELKTIPIDANGRPIETTYVTVAPLTNIQGLTWEKSLVCHKLSRVLWIPIEGDRRIPVKERRIGSPVLWQPNAAETNALQQDWEEIMEFIAIGKVDKVTARHGEVLQLRPKAANSKALTESIAEDGSVKLSNPRGFYLKINFTHQILTNAFN; encoded by the coding sequence ATGATGAATAGCCAGCCCAACTCCATTGAAGAATTAATGCAAAGAGCCAATGATATGGCAGGAGTAACCTTGGGCGATATTGCAATGGAGCATCAAGTCACAGTCCCGGATAATCTAAAAAGAGATAAAGGGTGGATTGGTCAACTAATAGAAATGGAGTTAGGTGCAACTGCGGGTTCAAAACCTCAACAAGATTTTTTGCATTTAGGTGTAGAGCTAAAAACGATTCCTATTGATGCTAACGGACGCCCTATTGAAACCACTTACGTAACAGTTGCTCCGTTGACCAATATTCAAGGTTTGACATGGGAAAAGAGCCTAGTCTGTCACAAACTAAGTCGGGTTCTTTGGATACCTATCGAAGGAGACAGAAGAATTCCTGTTAAAGAGAGAAGAATTGGTTCACCTGTTTTATGGCAACCCAATGCTGCTGAGACTAATGCATTGCAACAAGACTGGGAAGAGATAATGGAGTTTATCGCAATAGGTAAAGTAGATAAGGTAACAGCTCGACATGGTGAAGTTTTACAATTAAGGCCCAAAGCTGCAAACAGCAAAGCTCTAACCGAATCTATTGCTGAAGATGGATCAGTAAAACTGTCTAACCCTCGCGGTTTCTATTTAAAGATCAACTTTACCCACCAAATACTAACAAACGCCTTCAATTAG
- the rppH gene encoding RNA pyrophosphohydrolase, protein MIDSDGFRANVGIIICNKYGQVMWARRFGQHSWQFPQGGVDDGESPEQAMYRELYEEVGLKPENVQILTSTRSWLRYRLPKRLIRQESKPVCIGQKQKWYLLQLKDSDDSINLNSCGHPEFDDWRWVSYWYPVRQVVSFKRDVYRKVMKEFAFTTLAFQGREPSRKRGRHRN, encoded by the coding sequence GTGATTGATAGCGACGGCTTTCGCGCAAATGTGGGCATTATTATCTGTAACAAATATGGTCAAGTAATGTGGGCCAGACGGTTTGGGCAACATTCATGGCAATTTCCTCAAGGTGGCGTAGATGATGGTGAAAGCCCAGAACAAGCTATGTATCGAGAATTGTATGAAGAAGTGGGTCTGAAACCTGAAAATGTGCAAATTTTAACGTCAACACGTTCATGGTTAAGATATCGTTTACCTAAAAGACTGATCAGACAGGAAAGCAAACCTGTGTGTATCGGACAAAAACAAAAGTGGTACTTATTACAGCTAAAAGATAGCGATGACAGTATTAATTTAAACTCTTGCGGCCATCCAGAGTTTGATGACTGGCGTTGGGTGAGTTATTGGTATCCTGTTAGGCAGGTTGTTTCATTTAAGCGAGATGTTTATCGAAAAGTAATGAAAGAATTTGCATTTACCACATTGGCATTTCAAGGGCGTGAGCCAAGCCGAAAAAGAGGTAGACACCGTAATTAA
- the ptsP gene encoding phosphoenolpyruvate--protein phosphotransferase, giving the protein MLNTLRDITQAVAGASSLDSALNVLVSQTKLAMQTQCCSIYILEQQHLVLSASNGLASAAINNVKMPLTEGLVGLAAEKEEAVNLADAKSHPRFKFFPEVEEEEYRAFLAVPIIFQKQVVGVIVVQQPQPRQFSENEEAFLMTLAAQLAVVVRSLKNKAAISNVQQQVVFKGTSASKGIAIADAFVLGGEIALVQEERQCNDIDEEIVRLKTAMQRCSDVISTLSQRFDREKVDDIASIFSALQLLLNEASLGGEYLREVEQGWLSESAVSRVSMRYIEQFMAMEDPYLKERASDIRELGQKVLRQLIEPDKLDLAPVKPVILVAKEVDATLLAEFPRGKLAGIVTELGGVNAHAAILARALGVPAIVGVDQVLAANIDDKKLVLNANNGQLLVDPSDAVLHEYNTLISESQAQQRQFSAELSLPAQTIDGHRIQLYLNAGLLSGLSTDMAEGADGIGLYRTEIPFMLHQRFPSEIEQVHVYKQVLSAARDRPVVMRTLDVGGDKPLPYFPINEDNPFLGWRGIRLSLDHPELFLMQLRAMLTANADSAQLQILLPMVSNLDEIDRTLLYLDQAYNELIEELNRNIPKPKIGVMLEVPSLLFQLEDVAKRVDFVSVGSNDLTQYLLAVDRNNPSVSPLFDSFHPGVLRALKWTITDCNRYQLDASICGELAGEPMGALLLVAMGYQKLSMNQGSIARINYLLRRIDKQSLERLLDKALTLSNGEQVRHLLNEYLNKHDLISILH; this is encoded by the coding sequence GTGTTAAACACGCTCAGGGATATAACCCAGGCTGTTGCAGGAGCAAGCAGCCTTGACTCAGCATTAAATGTGTTAGTATCGCAAACAAAGTTAGCGATGCAAACACAATGCTGCTCAATCTATATTCTTGAGCAACAGCACCTTGTTCTTTCGGCGTCAAATGGCCTAGCGAGTGCTGCAATTAATAACGTCAAGATGCCTTTGACTGAAGGCTTAGTTGGGTTAGCTGCTGAAAAGGAAGAAGCAGTTAATCTTGCAGATGCAAAATCACATCCCCGTTTTAAGTTTTTCCCCGAAGTTGAAGAAGAGGAGTATCGCGCTTTTCTTGCGGTGCCGATCATTTTTCAAAAGCAAGTTGTGGGCGTTATTGTGGTTCAGCAACCACAGCCGAGACAATTCAGTGAGAACGAAGAAGCCTTTTTAATGACGCTTGCTGCACAACTTGCAGTCGTTGTTCGTAGCTTAAAAAATAAAGCGGCAATTAGTAATGTTCAGCAACAAGTGGTTTTTAAAGGGACAAGCGCATCTAAGGGCATTGCTATTGCTGACGCGTTTGTTTTAGGCGGTGAGATAGCATTAGTTCAAGAAGAACGCCAATGCAATGATATCGATGAAGAAATTGTTAGATTAAAAACGGCTATGCAAAGGTGTAGTGATGTTATTAGCACTTTATCGCAACGGTTTGATCGTGAAAAAGTCGATGACATTGCCTCTATTTTTTCTGCCTTACAATTACTGTTAAATGAAGCCAGTCTAGGTGGTGAATACTTACGAGAAGTCGAACAAGGTTGGCTTTCTGAATCCGCTGTAAGTCGTGTATCGATGCGTTATATCGAGCAGTTTATGGCAATGGAAGATCCATATCTTAAAGAGCGTGCGAGTGACATCCGTGAATTAGGCCAAAAAGTTCTTAGGCAACTTATCGAGCCAGATAAATTAGATTTAGCCCCTGTAAAACCAGTTATTTTAGTTGCTAAAGAAGTTGATGCAACTCTACTCGCTGAATTCCCGCGAGGAAAGCTAGCTGGTATTGTGACTGAACTGGGGGGCGTTAATGCACACGCTGCCATTCTTGCTAGGGCATTGGGGGTTCCTGCAATAGTGGGGGTAGATCAGGTTCTAGCTGCTAACATTGATGATAAGAAATTAGTGTTAAATGCCAACAATGGTCAGCTGTTGGTTGATCCTTCAGATGCAGTGCTTCACGAATATAATACGTTAATATCAGAAAGTCAGGCACAGCAACGTCAGTTTTCTGCTGAACTGTCATTACCTGCTCAAACCATCGATGGTCACCGTATCCAGTTGTACCTTAATGCTGGGTTATTAAGTGGTTTGAGTACCGATATGGCAGAAGGTGCTGATGGTATTGGTCTTTATCGAACAGAAATACCTTTTATGTTACATCAGCGCTTTCCTAGTGAAATAGAACAGGTCCATGTTTATAAGCAAGTTTTATCTGCTGCGCGCGATAGACCTGTCGTTATGCGTACATTAGATGTGGGCGGCGATAAACCACTACCTTATTTCCCTATTAACGAAGACAACCCGTTTCTAGGATGGCGTGGAATACGGTTATCGTTAGATCATCCTGAATTATTCTTAATGCAATTAAGGGCGATGCTCACGGCGAACGCGGATTCAGCTCAGCTACAAATCTTACTGCCTATGGTGAGTAACCTTGATGAGATTGATCGCACTCTTTTGTATTTAGACCAAGCTTATAATGAACTCATTGAAGAATTAAATCGAAACATTCCAAAGCCAAAAATTGGTGTGATGTTAGAAGTCCCTTCGCTGTTATTTCAGTTAGAAGATGTCGCTAAACGGGTTGATTTTGTGTCAGTGGGAAGTAACGATTTAACTCAGTATTTACTGGCTGTCGATAGAAACAACCCTAGTGTTAGTCCTTTGTTTGATAGTTTTCATCCAGGGGTGTTGAGAGCGTTAAAATGGACCATTACCGATTGTAATCGCTATCAGTTAGATGCCAGTATTTGTGGTGAATTGGCGGGTGAGCCGATGGGAGCATTATTGCTAGTTGCCATGGGATACCAAAAACTAAGTATGAACCAAGGTAGCATTGCTCGAATCAATTATCTGCTAAGACGGATAGACAAGCAATCTCTTGAGAGATTGTTAGATAAAGCACTGACACTGTCAAATGGTGAACAAGTTCGCCACTTATTAAATGAATACCTTAATAAACACGATTTAATATCAATTTTGCATTAA
- a CDS encoding sulfite exporter TauE/SafE family protein, which yields MDNILLVFSICLMLGAFVGFIAGLLGIGGGLIIVPALIYLLPWVGVESTQITHVAIATSLASIILTSFSSASAHHKRGNVPWELFKPMLPGILIGALASGFISEKIASDHLQQAFAAFVVLMAIQMAFPFKPKANEQIPGFVVLLGVSTLIAIIAGLMGIGGGVLLVPFLTFCGLQMKQAVGFASVTGCLIAISGTIGYVIAGLNATDLPDGTIGFIYLPALAGIIVSSMLMAPLGVKAASSWPTPVLRRAFAALLMIVGLKMALSV from the coding sequence GTGGATAATATTTTACTGGTTTTTTCTATTTGCTTAATGCTTGGTGCTTTTGTTGGCTTTATAGCTGGGCTTTTAGGGATTGGCGGCGGATTAATCATTGTTCCAGCTCTCATATATTTATTGCCGTGGGTTGGAGTGGAATCTACACAAATAACCCATGTAGCGATTGCGACTTCTCTTGCTTCAATCATTCTTACTTCATTTTCTTCAGCATCTGCGCACCACAAGCGGGGTAATGTACCTTGGGAGTTATTTAAGCCCATGTTGCCAGGTATCCTCATTGGTGCGTTGGCATCGGGTTTCATTTCAGAAAAAATTGCATCAGATCATTTACAACAAGCCTTTGCGGCCTTTGTGGTGTTAATGGCAATTCAAATGGCATTTCCTTTTAAGCCCAAAGCGAATGAACAAATTCCAGGTTTTGTGGTTTTATTGGGAGTTTCTACTTTAATTGCAATTATTGCAGGGCTTATGGGGATTGGTGGAGGAGTCTTACTAGTGCCGTTTTTAACTTTTTGTGGTTTACAGATGAAACAAGCTGTTGGCTTCGCATCGGTGACAGGTTGTTTGATTGCTATTTCAGGGACCATTGGTTACGTCATTGCAGGGTTAAACGCGACCGATTTACCTGACGGCACAATTGGTTTTATTTATTTGCCAGCACTTGCAGGCATTATTGTAAGCTCCATGCTCATGGCGCCATTGGGCGTTAAAGCTGCTAGCAGTTGGCCAACGCCAGTTTTAAGACGTGCATTTGCTGCACTCCTCATGATTGTCGGTTTGAAAATGGCCCTATCTGTATAA
- a CDS encoding thymidylate synthase, translated as MRQYLDLCQNIVDNGHWIENERTGKRCLTVINADLQYDVKNNQFPIITTRKSYWKSAIAELIGYIRGYDNAADFRALGTKTWDMNSNDNQSWLANPHRKGVDDMGRVYGVQGRRWQKTSGGTVDQLAKIVDNLSKGVDDRGEIITFYNPGEFDMGCLRPCMHTHTFSLLGDTLYLTSYQRSCDVPLGLNFNQIQVYTFLALMAQITGNKPGLAYHKIINAHIYEDQLDLMKNEQLTREPFPSPQLKINPDIKSLKDLETWVTMDDFEVVGYQHHEAIKYPFSV; from the coding sequence ATGCGCCAGTATTTAGATCTTTGTCAGAACATCGTCGATAACGGTCATTGGATTGAAAATGAACGAACTGGCAAACGTTGTTTAACCGTGATTAATGCTGATTTGCAGTATGACGTAAAAAATAACCAATTTCCTATCATTACTACGCGTAAAAGTTACTGGAAATCCGCTATTGCTGAGCTAATTGGCTACATAAGAGGATATGATAATGCCGCTGATTTTCGTGCTTTAGGAACGAAGACTTGGGACATGAACTCAAATGATAATCAAAGCTGGTTAGCTAACCCACATCGTAAAGGTGTTGATGATATGGGGCGTGTATATGGTGTTCAAGGCCGTCGTTGGCAGAAAACATCTGGTGGAACTGTCGATCAGTTAGCAAAAATAGTGGATAACTTATCAAAAGGCGTTGATGACCGTGGTGAAATCATTACTTTTTATAATCCTGGTGAATTTGACATGGGCTGTTTACGCCCGTGTATGCACACTCATACCTTTTCTTTACTAGGTGACACACTGTATTTGACCAGTTACCAGCGTTCTTGCGATGTTCCTTTAGGCCTTAATTTTAATCAAATTCAAGTGTATACCTTCCTTGCTTTGATGGCTCAGATCACGGGTAATAAACCTGGTTTGGCTTATCATAAAATTATTAATGCTCATATTTATGAAGATCAATTAGATTTGATGAAGAATGAACAGCTCACTCGCGAGCCATTTCCTTCTCCGCAATTAAAAATCAATCCAGATATTAAAAGTCTTAAAGATTTGGAAACTTGGGTCACTATGGATGACTTTGAAGTGGTGGGTTATCAGCACCATGAAGCTATAAAATACCCTTTTTCAGTTTAA
- the nhaA gene encoding Na+/H+ antiporter NhaA: MERAIKNFLSQESAGGIILMISVALAMLMANSPLAGLYSGFLDTEVQVRVGTLDIDKPLLLWINDGLMALFFLLIGLEVKRELLEGALSSVAKASLPTFAAVGGMVFPALFYLAFNYSDPVTQVGWAIPAATDIAFALGIMALLGSRVPVALKVFLLALAIMDDLGVIVIIALFYSADLSITSLIVAAISITLMVVLNRKGVSSLIPYGLLGVILWVAVLKSGVHATLAGVIIAFCIPLRAKDGSSPSEHLEHSLHPWSTFFILPVFAFANAGLSLSGMSITSLAEPVTIGIILGLLLGKPVGVLLFSFVAVKLKLAELPPGIGWNQIIPVSIMCGIGFTMSVFISSLAFETAPEQIGDFARLGILMGSMLAAIIGYVWLNKVLPKAEAK, encoded by the coding sequence ATGGAACGTGCAATTAAGAATTTCTTAAGTCAAGAATCTGCAGGGGGTATCATTTTGATGATCTCTGTAGCACTGGCTATGTTAATGGCAAATTCGCCATTAGCAGGTTTATACAGTGGTTTTCTTGATACAGAAGTCCAAGTACGTGTGGGTACATTAGATATTGATAAGCCATTATTATTATGGATTAACGATGGACTGATGGCTCTTTTCTTCTTACTTATTGGTTTAGAAGTAAAACGTGAATTATTAGAAGGCGCACTATCGAGTGTTGCCAAAGCATCATTACCTACCTTTGCTGCCGTTGGTGGTATGGTATTCCCTGCTTTATTTTATCTAGCATTCAACTACTCAGACCCTGTTACACAGGTTGGGTGGGCTATTCCTGCTGCAACTGATATAGCATTTGCATTAGGTATTATGGCATTGCTCGGTAGCCGTGTGCCTGTAGCACTTAAAGTGTTCTTATTGGCACTAGCAATTATGGACGACTTAGGTGTTATTGTGATTATCGCTCTGTTCTACAGTGCTGATTTATCAATAACGAGTTTAATCGTTGCGGCAATATCTATTACATTAATGGTTGTGTTAAACCGCAAAGGTGTGAGCTCTTTAATTCCTTATGGTTTACTCGGTGTGATCCTGTGGGTCGCAGTACTAAAATCAGGTGTGCACGCTACATTAGCTGGTGTAATTATCGCATTCTGTATACCTTTACGCGCTAAAGATGGCTCTTCGCCTTCAGAGCATTTAGAGCATAGTTTGCACCCTTGGAGCACATTCTTCATATTACCAGTGTTCGCATTCGCTAACGCAGGTCTATCGTTATCAGGAATGAGCATCACTTCTTTAGCTGAGCCTGTAACAATCGGTATTATCTTAGGTCTACTTCTTGGTAAGCCTGTAGGTGTATTACTGTTTAGCTTTGTTGCAGTAAAACTGAAGTTAGCTGAATTACCTCCTGGTATTGGCTGGAACCAGATTATTCCGGTATCAATTATGTGTGGTATTGGTTTTACTATGTCAGTGTTTATTTCTTCACTCGCATTTGAAACTGCACCTGAACAAATAGGTGACTTTGCCCGCTTAGGTATTCTTATGGGCTCAATGCTCGCCGCAATTATTGGTTATGTATGGCTTAATAAAGTACTTCCTAAAGCTGAAGCAAAGTAA
- the nhaR gene encoding transcriptional activator NhaR, with amino-acid sequence MQHLNYNHLYYFWMVRKKGSVAKAAEALCLAPQTITGQIRALEERLHGSLFKRVGRSLEPTELGELVFRYTDKMFSLSYEMLDLLAYQKDESILFEVGFAAALSKALASRVLLTVIPNDGSMHLSCYESTHENLIQRLREHKLDMILSDSAGESLKYPEILSKKLGECGISFFAASKPSLDFPACLEQEKLLIPGKRTSLGQQLHRWFAEKNLEVSILGEFDDAAMMKAFGLFKRGIFVAPSIYRHDILSQGMVLIGETDDIKEEYHVMFAERMIQHPAVQRLLETDFTDLFAGVDPEIQDVEHRSSHQR; translated from the coding sequence ATGCAACATTTAAATTATAACCATCTATATTATTTTTGGATGGTTAGAAAAAAAGGTTCGGTGGCTAAGGCCGCCGAAGCTTTATGCCTCGCTCCTCAAACTATTACTGGTCAAATCCGCGCTTTAGAAGAACGACTTCACGGTAGTTTATTTAAACGTGTCGGTCGATCGCTTGAGCCCACCGAGCTTGGCGAGTTAGTTTTTCGTTATACTGATAAAATGTTCAGCCTCAGTTATGAGATGTTAGATTTATTAGCCTATCAAAAAGATGAATCCATTTTATTTGAAGTCGGTTTTGCTGCTGCGTTATCAAAAGCATTAGCCAGTCGCGTATTGTTAACGGTCATACCCAATGATGGTTCAATGCATTTGAGTTGCTATGAATCTACTCATGAAAACTTAATACAACGTCTTCGCGAACATAAGTTAGATATGATTCTGTCTGATTCTGCAGGTGAATCGCTTAAATACCCTGAAATTTTATCTAAAAAACTCGGTGAATGTGGCATTAGCTTTTTTGCAGCTTCTAAACCCTCGTTAGATTTTCCCGCTTGTTTAGAGCAAGAAAAGCTGTTGATACCAGGTAAGCGAACCTCTCTTGGGCAGCAATTACACCGATGGTTTGCTGAGAAAAATCTCGAAGTCAGTATTTTAGGTGAGTTTGACGATGCAGCGATGATGAAAGCGTTTGGGTTATTCAAACGTGGTATTTTTGTTGCTCCATCAATTTATCGACATGATATACTCTCTCAAGGTATGGTTTTAATTGGTGAAACTGACGATATTAAAGAAGAATATCATGTCATGTTCGCTGAAAGGATGATTCAACATCCGGCAGTGCAGCGGTTACTTGAAACTGATTTTACTGACTTGTTTGCTGGTGTGGATCCTGAGATACAAGATGTAGAACATCGTAGTTCACATCAAAGATAA
- a CDS encoding FAD assembly factor SdhE, producing the protein MELMNIARVRWACRRGMLELDVLFQPFVDAHYEALSDTDKQTFIDLLACEDPELFAWFMGHEVCPNNAMREMVNTVRGRPQP; encoded by the coding sequence TTGGAATTAATGAATATTGCCAGAGTTCGCTGGGCTTGTCGTAGAGGAATGCTAGAGTTAGATGTCCTTTTTCAGCCGTTTGTAGATGCACATTACGAAGCGCTTTCTGATACTGATAAGCAAACTTTTATCGATTTACTAGCCTGTGAAGATCCTGAATTGTTTGCATGGTTTATGGGGCATGAAGTGTGTCCAAATAACGCGATGCGTGAAATGGTAAATACGGTTCGTGGTCGACCTCAACCTTAA
- a CDS encoding protein YgfX, translated as MHVSLSASFNQFLSHIVLICLCLTSFLLWPQVNALALTILYWLVIIAVVTFFSWHLIKLKHWHYDIYLSDIYEGKLNQQLFCFWREPIVTVFACMMFIELDSTSDKKKKVLLIVWSDMLSDKDYRQLCRLLIKLKNQ; from the coding sequence ATGCATGTCAGTTTAAGTGCCTCTTTTAATCAATTTCTTTCCCATATCGTTCTTATCTGTTTGTGCTTAACAAGCTTTTTGTTGTGGCCTCAAGTTAACGCCCTCGCTTTAACAATACTTTATTGGTTGGTGATAATTGCTGTGGTTACTTTCTTTAGCTGGCATTTAATTAAGCTTAAACATTGGCACTATGATATCTACTTGAGTGATATCTATGAGGGGAAGCTTAATCAACAGTTGTTTTGTTTTTGGCGTGAGCCCATAGTGACTGTTTTTGCTTGTATGATGTTTATTGAGCTAGATTCAACATCCGATAAGAAGAAAAAGGTATTACTGATAGTATGGAGTGATATGTTATCTGATAAGGATTATCGTCAACTTTGTCGATTACTGATTAAGCTTAAAAATCAATAA